The proteins below come from a single Chryseobacterium bernardetii genomic window:
- a CDS encoding RtcB family protein, translated as MGTQGDGNHFLFVGVSKNTGNTMLVTHHGSRAPGAALYDKGMKVANRFRQDISPETLRENAWIPYDTDEGKAYWEALQLIRTWTKENHTSIHDAVLNKLEIEKENRYWNEHNFVFKDGDLFYHAKGATPLDDKFMPDITGPRLIPLNMAEPVLIVQGKTNERNLGFAPHGAGRNFSRSQHKKSLAHKTTEEIFNEETAGLDIRFYSNEIDISELPSAYKSAANVRAQIEEYGLCEVLDEVMPYGCIMAGDVQKNAPWKKKKKYRKA; from the coding sequence ATGGGAACGCAGGGAGACGGAAATCATTTCCTTTTTGTTGGAGTTTCTAAAAATACAGGAAATACAATGTTAGTTACACATCATGGATCAAGAGCTCCGGGTGCAGCACTTTATGATAAAGGAATGAAAGTGGCCAACCGTTTCAGACAGGATATTTCTCCTGAAACATTAAGGGAAAACGCCTGGATTCCTTATGATACGGATGAAGGAAAAGCCTATTGGGAAGCGCTTCAGCTTATCAGAACATGGACAAAAGAAAACCATACTTCTATTCATGATGCGGTTTTAAATAAACTGGAAATTGAAAAAGAAAACAGATATTGGAATGAGCATAACTTTGTTTTCAAAGATGGCGACCTGTTTTATCATGCTAAGGGAGCTACTCCACTGGATGATAAGTTTATGCCAGATATCACTGGTCCAAGATTAATTCCGCTGAATATGGCAGAACCGGTACTGATTGTTCAGGGAAAAACGAATGAGAGAAACCTTGGTTTTGCCCCACACGGAGCTGGAAGAAATTTCAGCAGAAGCCAGCATAAAAAATCTCTGGCCCATAAAACCACTGAAGAGATCTTCAATGAGGAAACTGCGGGATTGGATATCAGATTCTATTCCAACGAAATTGATATTTCTGAGCTGCCAAGTGCATATAAAAGTGCAGCCAATGTAAGAGCACAGATTGAAGAATACGGACTTTGTGAAGTACTGGATGAAGTGATGCCTTACGGATGTATT